From Panicum hallii strain FIL2 chromosome 2, PHallii_v3.1, whole genome shotgun sequence, a single genomic window includes:
- the LOC112880166 gene encoding uncharacterized protein LOC112880166, protein MADSGRKRQCGAFATSVACKRRAHGRDWTSLPSDITNVIAERLLAEDVVDYMSLRSVCAPWRASTASPRDPTLRDVRFRPRGWVALCDGDGVRPADACQVNFFHTSTSRRLRVRLPELHDHRIVGFTDGLLILLNKSTTAVRVLHPFTRVFLDLPPLAPVFHLLVKDIWSRAWMEAAVCWSCTSIAVVAWFPNVPVVVHAEPTRPRWCVIYRGLQLWTALPFQGRLFGIRKDTRQIIQLYPHLPYPVVACIPNSFGRPNMCDYYLVDFGGRMLLAVQHRIIDQCLEGWQPFAFAFFLVNVHQRELVPVDSLGDRAIFLNKDRCLCVSAKDLPSISGNSVYFSLHTTDPVAVHSLSKRTCERTSTFSLIHNFKERIRPSVRPFTLADHLLSYCHHVQWSKGFMFHEYFSYLHLGRRW, encoded by the exons ATGGCAGACTCCGGGCGGAAGCGTCAATGTGGTGCTTTTGCCACTTCCGTAGCCTGCAAGCGCCGGGCGCATGGCCGGGACTGGACGTCTCTCCCCTCGGACATTACCAACGTCATCGCCGAGCGGCTGCTGGCGGAGGACGTGGTTGACTACATGAGCCTACGTTCCGTGTGCGCGCCTTGGCGCGCCTCGACGGCTAGCCCGCGCGACCCCACGCTACGGGACGTTCGCTTCCGCCCGCGCGGTTGGGTTGCTCTCTGCGACGGTGATGGCGTCCGCCCGGCCGACGCCTGCCAGGTCAACTTCTTCCACACGTCCACCAGCAGGCGCCTCCGCGTTCGCCTGCCAGAGCTACACGACCACAGGATCGTCGGATTCACGGACGGCCTCCTCATCCTGCTCAACAAAAGCACCACCGCCGTCCGTGTCCTGCACCCGTTCACTCGCGTCTTCCTCGACCTCCCTCCGCTTGCCCCCGTTTTTCATCTCCTGGTGAAGGACATCTGGTCAAGAGCATGGATGGAAGCCGCGGTTTGCTGGTCTTGCACATCCATTGCGGTTGTTGCCTGGTTCCCCAATGTTCCGGTGGTGGTCCATGCGGAGCCGACTCGTCCACGCTGGTGTGTTATCTACCGTGGCCTTCAGCTCTGGACCGCCTTACCATTCCAAGGCAGGCTATTCGGCATTAGAAAAGATACCAGGCAGATCATTCAGCTGTACCCTCACCTGCCATATCCCGTGGTTGCTTGCATCCCAAACAGTTTTGGCCGTCCCAACATGTGTGATTACTATCTCGTGGACTTTGGGGGACGCATGCTGCTCGCTGTTCAGCATCGCATCATCGACCAGTGCTTGGAAGGGTGGCAGCCCTTCGCCTTCGCCTTCTTCTTGGTTAATGTACACCAGAGAGAGCTTGTTCCAGTGGACAGTCTTGGTGATAGAGCAATCTTCCTTAACAAAGATCGTTGCCTGTGTGTTTCGGCCAAGGACCTCCCATCCATCAGTGGCAATTCTGTTTACTTCTCCCTGCACACAACTGACCCTGTTGCGGTGCATTCACTAAGCAAGCGAACGTGTGAGCGGACATCGACATTCTCCCTCATTCACAACTTCAAGGAGAGGATTCGGCCCTCTGTAAGGCCTTTCACCCTGGCTGATCATCTGCTGTCGTATTGCCACCATGTTCAGTG GTCAAAAGGATTTATGTTTCACGAGTACTTTAGCTACCTGCATCTTGGAAGAAGATGGTGA